Genomic DNA from Rana temporaria chromosome 1, aRanTem1.1, whole genome shotgun sequence:
GTGTATCTATGGtgcccattcacatcaatgcaacaGGGCacagagtgatttttttttaaaaggggtagGTGCCTTCTTTATGGTGCAGTATATTgtgtttttggccccatagacttcaatgcgaACATATAAAAAGCtaatttttatcaaatttttggCAGGGTTAACTACCTGTCttctattaaacaaaaaaaaataaaacattgagtataaggtttgtttaaaaaaaaaaaaacttttctttttatacTAGTTCCCTGGCTTTTATGGTAACCCATTGGTTTCGGTCATGAACAAGTATGCTGATTGGGTCAGAAGTCCTGATCTGCATACCTGTTCTGATTTAGTGTCAAGCTGGCTATacacatatcatttttttttttgttccagccAACTGGCTGATCGAAAAAAATCTGaacggattcccccatccatacaTTTGACAAGGATGGGGAAATCCTCCCCCgtgtgtcattgtattctgacaacaggGACTTCCCTGCCATCTGGATACACTGATCGTTCAATTGGCTTCAGCACTGATCAAAGCAACATTTTCCAACAAGCCCGTTTGAGAGTAgtcggcaggggtcaagtcctggggaaaaaagtttgggaactcccacccaagatccactcccccaccaaaaaaaaaaaaaaatgatacgctcatatgcataattactaaaccgcagttctttctaaatcctgtgataactcgcggcagacctccgcaatgtctcctgggaacaatgacaaaagctcccaggagacattgcggcatcgaggaagtgacggaatacccgcacactacccgatgaatccatatacaggaaggggccagtaacataaaggatgactaaggttcgcctgcccctgatagTGACtctagctgggcatcgccgcttagtgaaggattggctcaggcggctcagctgctcgaggctgctctagtcctgcaaagggaactgagttcctgctgtgaaaaaacgcgttcccacaggacttgagccctggtagtCGGTCATTTTATATTGACTGCTCTCAAAGGGGAACAGCCATAGATTGATCGGAATTCATCTGGTCCCTGGACCAGACAAATTGTGATCCGCCTATGCCCAGTTTCAAAATAGAACGATCGGCCCAACAGCCAGGCTACTAGCATTTGCATAATAGGATTTTTGATAGCCACCTTCATGTTTCTCTCAGGAAAGGTTTCCATTAATTCGGGAGTCTCCAaaacttttttattcttttttattggcGTTTTAGAaagagtctccaaactttctaaacgaaGGGCAGATTTGCTGTccgtcagactttaggggggctggactgtggccatctGGAGTAACAAAATGTCCCAGTGTCAGTAAACaatcccccatcattggagtcagtgggaggaatttgctccattgttggtgtccttgggtggaattgtgccccatcatttgtctcactgggccccattgtttgtgtcattgtgctccattgtttgtgtcattggaaggaattgtgtcctgTCATTGGGACCCCATTGTtgtcatttggaggaattttgcccgtcattggtgtcattgggccccattgttgatgtcgttaggaggaattgtgccccatcattcgtgtcattggaccccattgttggtgtcatttggaggaattacgtctcattgttggtgtgattgggaggaactgtgccccatctttggtgtcattgggtggaatTGTGATTTTCATTGGTGTCCATAAATAAAATAGCACCCTGGGGGCCAGGTGAAAGCAAGCAAAAGGCTGCATCTGGCttccaggccacagtttggagaccactgctttaactAATAAGATTCCAAATAAATGAAATCAAGAATCTGGTTGTTCAAGGTAATGTTGAtggtttttattcttttgttggGCCTATCTTGGTATACGGCATCAGCCAAAGAGCTGGAGAAGGGTATTTTTGTTTAGTCAGCACGCCTGCTTTACCATCTCTATAACAATAACACAAGGTTTCCTGATATGCTAGAGACTGCCTTTAGATAAAGCCTTGTTTATACAGGTGTCAGGTACCAAGAGCATATGAAGGAGAGATACAATCGTACACCGAGAGCCCACTTCACAAAATATAAATAACTTTCCAGATTtagcgtgtgtttttcctttaagAGAGAATCAGAGCTTCACGCCAAGGGAACATGTGGCTGTCAAAGTTCATTAGGGTTTCGCAAGTGACTGCACCTTTAAGAGCCAGGATGTGGCTTTGCAATGTGTAGTGTGCGACTCTGTGCACAGAACAGCTGAGGCTTTCACAGGCTGCTAGAAGGAGACACTGTCCAGCCAGAGTCATCGGTGAAGGGCTGTCCTAGGAAAATGTCAGCCCTGTTTAGCTAAGGTTGTACTAATGTGGAATATTTCCTTATGCggcaaaggagaaaaaaaaaggttgaaaggcagcactggaggTAGTGGGCTGGTGTAGAACAGGCTATGACAGCCAGTGTCAGCATGAGAGCACAGGGACTGCTGATGTCTGCTGGAAACAAGTAAGTCTTACAGTGACTCTACCTTTGCCTATATATGTTTGTTTCAATTAGTGTGCTTTTCATAATatcttatcactttctgttttagTGTTTCAGGCAGAGACGTGAATGCAGCTTCCTTTGCTAGCTTGTGTGCTGCATGTATAAAGACCTACATAATGCCAGCTTCGGTGTGCAGGGCACGGATCTGCCTTCCTTGTTATGTTAGCTCCACCAGTTTCTCTTTCAGCTGTGGAATTTCAGACAGAGCTGGGAACAGGTCCGTCTACATATTTCCAGCTTGTCTGTGTACCATGGTGGTCTGAAGACTCTGAGCAATAGAAAAGATATGGCTGGAGGGCTAGGGTTAGGCGATCAGGTCTATTCTGTATTTAAAAGGTTGGTTTTGATCTTTAAAGGAAAAGCCGATGACCTTAAAGTCTTCACCAAAAAGAAGAAAGCATGGCTTCCTGGTTAATAACTGTATGCATTTTGGTTCTTAAAGGAGGCAAGATGACTGTAACAGTATTCTGTCAGCAATAGTTAACCACAGCTTGAGACCTAAAACTTTTGAAAGTTTACTTTCAATATAGAAACGCTGCAGTTCCTGATCCTTTTCCTGTTTAACATCAGGTTACATATCTGCTCTCTTTTGTGTACATAACTGTTTGTCTGTGTGGTCACCCATGCTAAAAGGCCTACGTTGTGTCTGGTGGtatataaatgatatatatatatatatatatatatatatatatatatatatatatatatatatatatatatatatatatatatatattgcgggAGGAAAGCTCAGACTGTGTGTGCTATATGTCCACATCCCAGAAAATCATGTGCAACTATGAGCAAAATACAGTATGTAGTCATGGACTTTGTGTGGATATATATAGAAGAGAAATTGAGTACCATAAAAACAACTTTATTATGCACTATTAAAAATCTTTTGCACAACATTAAAACTTAGGCTATATTCGCACATATCCGGCCATGGTTTGAAGATCACTGGTTCAGGAacgattcaggtgcaaatttttacTTTAATTCGCACCTGAAGCAGGCCTAAAATTgcacaggacttttttttaaatggactatAGCCAGCCCAGACATGTGTAAACCAACTCGATTCCAGGCTAGTCCGGTTCACGTGTTATGTGAATCTGATGCGGTTCAagacgcatctgattcgcataaatgtgaaccgagccttacgcTCTACATAAGGGTTCACAATATGCAAAGATTCTGATTACATTTCACACGTGGACACGTGTTTCATAAAATCCTTCTCCAGGTTCTTGTGACAGAATCTGCATAAACTGGAACCAAATCCTAATCTTTAATAGAGTAATATCAGCCAGTAGGGTAGACTATAATTAATAGCATGTGTATGTTACCCATAGAGGTGCAAATAAATAAGCGAAGGTGAAGCCACTGCCCCTTGGGAGTGGGAAATTCAGGTACAATCAATAAACGATCAATGATCTTGTACACATTATCTTTAAATAGAGGGACTGGCCCAATGTAACTAAATCGCCATAAAGACCTCATGGTAGTCAAGGTGCATATATTccaaagaggggactcttgataAGCATCTTTAAAACCATCTCAGTTCACATCAATCCAGACTCAGGCAGAGTACGGTAATTTTAAATGGAATAGATTTTTAATGGTACATAATAAAGTTGTTTTTATGGTACGAAGTTTCTCTTCTATATGTCCACACAAAGTCCATGACTACATATTTTGTTCATAGTTTTACAATATTAGAAATGCATATGACTGAAGCTGTAGGACACGTTTACTTTTCTGTACCTCACAGGAAATCGCAATGCATTACAAACCTATTTGCCATTTGCTGTACATATGTGCAGGTGCTGTGGCTCACTGAAAGGTATAACATGTTTAGTGTGTTGTCATGAATTTCCCAAAGGTACTGTAAGCCTAGTTCACATATAAAAAGCTCCATGTGTATACTTGAAAATGCTCCAAGCAGACATTCTTAACCTgtaggaatgtattttttttcctccctcaaATGTCATCCAGGTTCAGCCTTCAACTTCATGATAACTTTTTATTGTATTAGATGCATATTTGTTAACTGGTGGACAAGCTAAATCTAAATGTCCTCCCTTTATTTGCAGGAAAAGAGGAAAGTGCTTCAAATGGTAAAGACGAAAAAGATCCCAAATCTGCCTATTTTGTCGAAACACCCTATGGATACCAGATAGACCTGGATTTCCTTAAGTATGTGGAGGACATACAGAAGGGTAACACTTTAAAGAAGGTTGCCATTGCAAAGAAACGCAAGTTGATCCCTAATTTTCCAGAGGGCAGAGTAGAGTCCTGTCAGGGAGCTGGATGGCCCTCTACAGATTCTCTTTCATCTTCCAACAGTGATGAAAACAAACAATCACCTTTTGTAATTGCCAGGCGACATACAGTTTCTGGCTCTGTTAAATCCTCATGTTCTCAAGAAGCATCTCCAAATTGTTTAGCCATCCCTGAGGATAAACCATTCCCACCTCCCTCACCCCAGCTTCCCAAACACAATTTTCATGTTACAAAAACTTTGATGGAGACACGTAGAAGGCTAGAGCAAGAGAAAGTCACCATGCAGGTAGCTTCATCCTTCAATGATGTTCGTAGGCCAAGGCTGGCAAGTTTTGGAGGTATGGGCTCTACGGGGTCACTATCatcattccctggatcaactggaCACAGCACAACTGGCCAACAGCTTCCAAATGGCCACCAAGCGACTAGTGATTATAGTGCCTTTTTTGCTTCTTCTTTAGGGAGCTCTATCCGTCACAGCCCTCTAAGTTCTGGAGTTACAACACCAGTGACTAATGTGAGTCCTATGCATCTCCATCATATCAGGGAGCAGATGGCTATTGCACTTAAGCGCCTTAAAGAGCTGGAGGAGCAAGTAAAAACTATCCCTATACTTCAGGTAAAAATTTCAGtgttacaggaagagaaaaggcAGCTTATGTCTGAAATGAAGAGCCAAAAGGTTGGCAGCCAGAAGGATACTACAGGTTTCCGAAAGAGATCTTACAGTGCGGGAAATGTTGCTGGGTTTGAAACCTCTCGTACACAGGTTAAACCTGGTGGGGAATTGCATATAGATTCTGATGAGGACACAGAAACTCAGGAACAAAATACACAGACACTGAAAGAGTTTAGACAGCTAACTGCTGAAATGCAGGCTTTGGAGAAAAAGATCCAAGACAGCAGTTTTGATGCTTGTTGTTCTCCTCCACAATCTAAAGAAAAGAAAGCTAAAGAAAAACGTTGCTGTTCTGTTGCTGTTGGGGCGGATGAAAATATGAATGATGTAGTCATGTACTATAGGTCTGCAAATCTGAGCAGAGATGCATCGGTAGGTACTGAAATAGACGTAAGAAGCACTGGGGTTGGGGTCACCGAGGAATTGCTTGGGTTGTCTACTGATGCTGAAAGAGAAGTTGAACTTCAACAGCAAACCATTGAAGCACTTAAAGATAAAATTTACAGACTTGAAACAGACTTGAGGGAAACCACCTATGAAATGGAGATGACTAAACTGAAATTGGAGATAAGGGCAGCAGGCTCAAGGCAAAAAGTTGATAAAGCAGTGATGGCACAGCCCTTGACTTGCAACAGGATGGTTGAAGCAGTAGTAGAAATGAGTGACCAAAGCAACGGAGAGTATTTAGATGTGGTTGACTCTTGTGTAGGTAACTTCATGGAGATGAACAGCATTGGGATTTCATGTCAGCCCACCATCCAAAGTACTGCTGCTGGCCCTGACTTCCCAATGGATCACTGGATTGTAAAAGCTCGAGTTGACACACATGACAGGGGTGTGGGGTTGGAACTGGGAATGTGTGACAAAAGCGTTGGCATGGACCCAatgatctgtgatgggggactttACGTATTAGAAGATGCAGACAAGCAAGGTCATAACAAAGCAACCACTAAAGATGTGAAATCTGTTGGATGTGGCGATTGTTCAGTGGATGTTACAGTTAAACCATTGTTGGATTTTTTGTCACGTGGGGTCAATACAGAGCTTGTAACCAAAGTAGATTCTGCAGTAACAGCTTCTCCTTGGACTGCTGACCAGCAAACGAACACTGAACTAATGCTTTCAAGCCAGTCCACCAACACACATGTGCCAAGTCTTTTAGATACAAGCACAAATACAGCCATCAGCATGTACAGTAAACAAACAAATACAGAAACTGTGGAAATGCGTTCTGTAGCCATAGGAGATGGTAAAGTAAAGGAAGTCAACAGTATACCAAAAACGCGTTCTATTGGAGTATGCACATCTGACTCTGAAAATCTATCTTCAGTCCGTAAGACCAAAGATTTTGGAATCGGGCAGATAAATGTATTGGATAACTTCTTGTTAGGTGTCAAGGTGCGTAGCATAGCTTGTGGTCCTAGTGAGGCCATTCCCCTTTCCGTTGATGTAGGAAATATAGCAGTTGGTGATGAACCTAATGAGGGACAAGAAATTACTTCAATAAAGACCAATGAATCCAAGACTGAATCTCCTGCTATAGACCATTACATTGAACGTGTGCAAAAGTTGCTACAGGAACAGCAAATGCTTCTTGCTGAGAATTACACCGAACTGGCTGAAACTTTTGGAGAGCCCTATTCACAGATAGGCTCTCTTAATTCCCAACTCATCAATACCATCTCATCCATAAACTCTGTAATGAAGTACGGCAGCAATGAAGAACTACAGACCTCAggaatacaaaataaatcaatGGAGATGGATTCCTTTTCAGGTAAGGTTTCTAAATGATAATTCAGTTCATTGCATAACTTAGTCACGTGCAAACTTTTGGTGTACATTGAACATGCAACTACAGTTTGATTCAAAAAATTGAAATTATGTATTTAAGaactctgggggttatttactaaaactgtaaagttccaaatctggtgcagctctgcatagaaaccaatcggcttccaggttttattgtcaaagcttaactgaataatctgaagtttgaagctgattggctaccatacacagctgcaccatattctgagcgctccagttttagtaaatctccccttctGTGTCCTTACAGGGATAACACTTGTAGGTAACCCATTTTATAGAACAGATTTGTAAAAGAAGCAGTAATGGTACTCTGGTCCATCTGCTCTGCATAATGTTTTTAATTTCTTCATCCAAGCTTGCTTCAAACAGGTAATTGTTATTAAGGAAGAACTGGGATGTAGTGACAGATTTTGGACACTGCTTATTTTTTAGTTCAGTAGTTTCAAAATCTTTCACTCTCgccaattgcaatttttttttcttacctgtaaAAACTGCTATATCATCTCATGGCACAACTGTGAACGAGGGTAAATTTACCAAAGTTTTCCAACTAGATGTGTCTGTTGTACAATATCTCTAAGACAGTTTACATCATCCTGCAATCAGACTATTGCTTTTGGTGCCATTGCATGTATAAAACATCCTTGAAATGCCCATAATAGGATATAGTTTCCCTCCTAATGTGGAAACACTGTAATTTGTTTTAATTAGAAGCTTTGATTCATATTTTGTTTTTTGGGCATGTTGCATTTGATTTGTGAGATGCAAGGCAGAATTTATCTCTGGCGTTTTATCCTTCTGATATTTAGTACAACAAAAGCTGGCTAGAGTACAATTTCTTAATAGCATTAGGTGAGTCAGAGTACAATGCATGTAAAAAGTGAggcttaagccggccatagaccgAGCAATTTTCTTCTTGCGGATTCCCTCCcatggagccattgtgttctcctggtgagGGAAAGCCATCCCTTCtcggagaacacagtgattacttcCAGCGTCTAGAACAGCCACTTggaataatcgcatgtaaaatccgacaggctggttgtacaaaaGTTGATGGATCAATTAGCCTACACATACATGGTTCCAATCTTggttggtccctgctgaactggccaagattcgaacGGTCTATGGTCGGTTTTGGGAAGGCAATATTCAAAACAAACCTAACAAATGTAACTTGTAATAACTACACTTTCTGCTTTGCACTTACCACATTGTTTTtaaaaggttacattttttttaattatattgaaGAGACTGTTAAGCTAGATTCACATTTGTGACATGCAAAACTATGTACAATCCCACAGTGCAGAGAACATGCATCCCTTTTGCAAGCGCTCAGTGGTGCCATTAGTTcgtaatggcaccccaatgcacctTTCTAATGTGCATATAAACAAAGAACTATGCATTTTGGTGtggtgggattaaaaaaaaaagttgcattccTTTTGTGTGATTTTCATGCATAGGGCAGCTCACTGAAATGAATGGTATGAAAAACTCTAACTTTGGACTTGTTGcttgcttgttctgggtcagggGCTTCAAATATTAAAGCTTGAGACTATCAGGCGACTAACATTTTCAGAAGAACAGCAGTGACGGCTGCCATATTTCTTTTATGACAGCTTTCATTTAATGAAATCCCATTTTACAACACAACCATTTTCTTAGAATAActcccatctttaaaaaaatgtcctaTACATTGCACCACTTGTATCTAGACATGTAATCACACGTAATTGAGAATTCCAAGAATAATATGCTATCCTATTTGAATGGCATAGATTTTCCTTTTTCAAAGGTTTGTAAAAAGGGGGATTTCCTTGAAACATCAGTGGTGACATCAACATAGTTCTTTCTGTATTATTTAATGCATTGCTTCCAGGGTGGTTATTTATTGACCAGTGTGGGTGGTCGCATCGAACTGTGGTTTAAATAGCTGCTAGAGCACTTGCTAGGCATAAGCAtacattattattgttatacagtatttatatagtgccaacagtttacgcagcgctttacaatataatagggagacaatacagttataatataaaaagatacaagaggattaagaggggccctactcagaagagcttacaatctaatagggtggggcaggtggtacaaaaggttgaaACTGTGggaaatgagctgatggaagtggtaaatgaTTAGTTGGAGAcatttccctgaagagatgagttttcagggattgcctgaaGGTAGCAAAAGTGGGGGCTAGCTGGACAGGtggaggtagtgagttccagaggatgggagaggctctggagaaatcctggagacaagcatgggaggaggaaacGAGAGCTTGAGAGTAGGCGGTCTTGAGAAGagtggagaggacggtttgggtgatatttggagacaagattggtaatgtagctcagggcagagttctggctttgtatgttgtggttagtattttgaattaaatTTGCTGGGCgattgggagccagtgtagggattggaggagagggttggctgACACTGAgctgttggtaaggtggatacgtctgacagcagcattcatgatagactgaagaggggatagcctatggaaaGGCAGGcgaatgagaagggagttgcagtagtcaaggcgagagataacgagggagtgaatgaggagcttgttggtttcatttgttaaaaaggggcgaattttagagatgttacggaggtgaattctacaaaccTTTGACAACAATTGGATttgaggctgaaatgacaagtcggagtccaggattacacctagtaccctggcgtgacgggagggactgatggttgcattgttgattttgatggaaGGGGATTAATGGCTCAGTTTTTAGAGAGATtttgtttaaccctttcacgccgacggatcgcatatatgcgtcctcggctttcaggggttgtaccgggatgatgcctgcagccgcaggcatcatcccggtaccgttgtttagagcgggcgatcggctttccaaacataacaaccgatgcggctaaaagccgctcggttgttatgccggaggagcgggaggggacatcccccccctcccgccgcctctcgccgctctgaccgggcctcccgtcccaccgggagacccgatccacgatccggcgcctccagcgtctcggcgcgctctgaaacaaagccgtaaacggctttgattcagtgtgcgcattgaaaccacggaagcggcgtcatgacgtcacttccgggtttctcggctgccaatggcgccggatttaaaaaagtacacagtattcagaatcgccgttttcggcgatctgaatactttgaagtgcaaaggagggctcggaggtcttttagacccccgatccctccataaagagtacctgtcacgacctattgctgtcacaagggatgtttacattccttgtgacagcaataaaagtgatcaaaatgtaaaaaaaaaaaaaaaaaaaatgtaatattagaaaaaataaataaataaataagaaaacaaaaaaaaatttttttaaagcgcccccctccccgcgagcttgcgcagcaaagaaagcgcatacggaagtcgcgcccgcatatgaaaacggtgttcaaataacacatgtgaggtatcgccgcgatcgtaagagcgagagcaataattatagcactaggcctactctgtaactctaacctggtaaccgtaaaaaaagtttaaagcgtcgcctatggagatttttagttaccgtagtttgtcgccattccacgagtgcgtgcaattataaagcgtgtcatgcttggtatctatttactcggcataacatcatctttcacattatgcaaaaaaattgggctaattttactttttcatttttttaaaattcatgaaagtaaatttttcccaaaaagttgtgtttaaaacaccgccgcacaaataccgtatgacataaaatattgcaacaatcgccattttattctctagattctctgctaaaaatatatatataatgtttgggggttctaagtaattttctagccaaaaatatggattttaacttgtaaacaccaaatgtcatacataggcataggcatgaaagggttaaggaaatggtgtgacatccaggctgatatgtcaaTTTGTAATttagtaatgcgagaggagactgaaggagtgaggtgaggagtgGACAGATTTGGGTGTCATTGGCGTAtaagtggtattggaagccgtggccGGTTATCAAGTGactaagggaggaggtgtagatagagaaagggtccaagaacagagccttgggggacccccacagaaaggggcaatgaagaggaggagacagagatGTAGGGAACACTGAAGGAGCACTGTCATAGGTAGGTAGAGAACCAGGATAGAGAATaatcttggaggccaagggaatGGAGTTTGAGAAGGAGTATCAAAGGCCGCAGAGAGGTCAAGTAGTAGGAGTATGGAGTACTGGCCGACATAATGGGTATATTCTTTTCCTACTGAAGGTGAACATATTCATACATCCAGTGTGTGTTCAGGAGATCAAAGAAAAATCATACTGGCTATGTTTGTATTTAGGCATTTTCCAGGCTATTAATAGTGGAACTGTCTGTGAAGGCATTTTTACCATCTTAAAAACTGTACTGAAAGAAGAACCTGGTTAAAGCAGTATTGCattcaaaagcaaacatttattatgttgcagcttaccaattagtTATGATgtctgcattggttttctttttaggCTTGCTTTTATTTTCagttggtgatctggccagtaagtctgttgtttcaaaagaacaagctcccttaaccgtttgccgaccagccgccgcagttttacggcagcaggtcggctctgctgggcgagatcacgtatatctacgtcatctcgccaagCAGCCAATAGGAGCGCacgctcgcccctgacgccgacggcctaaactgaggaaaaaacatagttttttttatatatttttgggggatatttattatagcaaaaagtaaaaaatattattttttaaaaaaaaaattcgctctatttttgtttatagcacaaaaactaaaaaccccagaggtgatcaaataccaccaaaaagaaagctctatttgtggaaaaaaaaaaggacgccaattttaagagccacgtcgcacgaccgcgcaattgtcagttaaagcaacataatgccgaatcgcaaaaagtggcctggtctttgaccagcaatagggtccggggctgaagtggttaagctctccTGCAGATTGTATCAATTACAGAGATGAaccatttaaagtgatactaaagtccttgtttttttttgtgtttaaaaagaacaaacacgttatatttacctgctccgtgcagtagttttgcacagagcagcccagtttCTCCTCTTCACGTTTCCCTCTTTGGCGCTCCTGGCCGCTCCCTAGttttaagtgcccccacagcaaacagcttgctattggggcacccgagccgcagctctgtgtgtccgttcagacacagagccatggctaGGCACCGCCCTTTCTTGCTCCtttttggctcactgactttgacagctgcCGGAGCCAATGGCACACTGGTGCtgtctcagctaatcaggagggagagtcccagcagccgagtctctcctgcaacatcgctggatcaagagggagagtattaggggggctgctgcacacagaaggtttttatcttaatgcatgga
This window encodes:
- the KANK1 gene encoding KN motif and ankyrin repeat domain-containing protein 1 isoform X1, producing the protein MDNTENINGNVYGKEESASNGKDEKDPKSAYFVETPYGYQIDLDFLKYVEDIQKGNTLKKVAIAKKRKLIPNFPEGRVESCQGAGWPSTDSLSSSNSDENKQSPFVIARRHTVSGSVKSSCSQEASPNCLAIPEDKPFPPPSPQLPKHNFHVTKTLMETRRRLEQEKVTMQVASSFNDVRRPRLASFGGMGSTGSLSSFPGSTGHSTTGQQLPNGHQATSDYSAFFASSLGSSIRHSPLSSGVTTPVTNVSPMHLHHIREQMAIALKRLKELEEQVKTIPILQVKISVLQEEKRQLMSEMKSQKVGSQKDTTGFRKRSYSAGNVAGFETSRTQVKPGGELHIDSDEDTETQEQNTQTLKEFRQLTAEMQALEKKIQDSSFDACCSPPQSKEKKAKEKRCCSVAVGADENMNDVVMYYRSANLSRDASVGTEIDVRSTGVGVTEELLGLSTDAEREVELQQQTIEALKDKIYRLETDLRETTYEMEMTKLKLEIRAAGSRQKVDKAVMAQPLTCNRMVEAVVEMSDQSNGEYLDVVDSCVGNFMEMNSIGISCQPTIQSTAAGPDFPMDHWIVKARVDTHDRGVGLELGMCDKSVGMDPMICDGGLYVLEDADKQGHNKATTKDVKSVGCGDCSVDVTVKPLLDFLSRGVNTELVTKVDSAVTASPWTADQQTNTELMLSSQSTNTHVPSLLDTSTNTAISMYSKQTNTETVEMRSVAIGDGKVKEVNSIPKTRSIGVCTSDSENLSSVRKTKDFGIGQINVLDNFLLGVKVRSIACGPSEAIPLSVDVGNIAVGDEPNEGQEITSIKTNESKTESPAIDHYIERVQKLLQEQQMLLAENYTELAETFGEPYSQIGSLNSQLINTISSINSVMKYGSNEELQTSGIQNKSMEMDSFSAGTNVDVIAETQVTTKYAASSARTVGLKNRAAVSKLERLNIVQTTECSTESVLTSSCVTTTELSSEISASSAYEHASNQNTLKSIMKRKDEKSKSSNTKKNLQFVGINGGYETTSSDESSSDESSSTDSDDECEGEEIFNEESEVIHKEVGSGDVGISEPLSNVEKDETETEKVEIRERFELSEKMLSACNVLKEAVDDPRALANKDVRLCLNTIQNEWFRVSSQKSAIPAMVEDYIAAFTKLSSSALRYIINMADGNGNTALHYSVSHSNFEIVKLLLDADVCNVDHQNKAGYTPIMLAALAAVEAAKDMRVVEELFSCGDVNAKASQAGQTALMLAVSHGRIDMVKALLVCGADVNIQDDEGSTALMCASEHGHVEIVKLLLGQHGCNAALEDNDGSSAMSIALDAGHKDIAVLLYAHVNFSKTPSPGTPRLGKKLPPSPTQRGPFDN
- the KANK1 gene encoding KN motif and ankyrin repeat domain-containing protein 1 isoform X2 is translated as MDNTENINGNVYGKEESASNGKDEKDPKSAYFVETPYGYQIDLDFLKYVEDIQKGNTLKKVAIAKKRKLIPNFPEGRVESCQGAGWPSTDSLSSSNSDENKQSPFVIARRHTVSGSVKSSCSQEASPNCLAIPEDKPFPPPSPQLPKHNFHVTKTLMETRRRLEQEKVTMQVASSFNDVRRPRLASFGGMGSTGSLSSFPGSTGHSTTGQQLPNGHQATSDYSAFFASSLGSSIRHSPLSSGVTTPVTNVSPMHLHHIREQMAIALKRLKELEEQVKTIPILQVKISVLQEEKRQLMSEMKSQKVGSQKDTTGFRKRSYSAGNVAGFETSRTQVKPGGELHIDSDEDTETQEQNTQTLKEFRQLTAEMQALEKKIQDSSFDACCSPPQSKEKKAKEKRCCSVAVGADENMNDVVMYYRSANLSRDASVGTEIDVRSTGVGVTEELLGLSTDAEREVELQQQTIEALKDKIYRLETDLRETTYEMEMTKLKLEIRAAGSRQKVDKAVMAQPLTCNRMVEAVVEMSDQSNGEYLDVVDSCVGNFMEMNSIGISCQPTIQSTAAGPDFPMDHWIVKARVDTHDRGVGLELGMCDKSVGMDPMICDGGLYVLEDADKQGHNKATTKDVKSVGCGDCSVDVTVKPLLDFLSRGVNTELVTKVDSAVTASPWTADQQTNTELMLSSQSTNTHVPSLLDTSTNTAISMYSKQTNTETVEMRSVAIGDGKVKEVNSIPKTRSIGVCTSDSENLSSVRKTKDFGIGQINVLDNFLLGVKVRSIACGPSEAIPLSVDVGNIAVGDEPNEGQEITSIKTNESKTESPAIDHYIERVQKLLQEQQMLLAENYTELAETFGEPYSQIGSLNSQLINTISSINSVMKYGSNEELQTSGIQNKSMEMDSFSGTNVDVIAETQVTTKYAASSARTVGLKNRAAVSKLERLNIVQTTECSTESVLTSSCVTTTELSSEISASSAYEHASNQNTLKSIMKRKDEKSKSSNTKKNLQFVGINGGYETTSSDESSSDESSSTDSDDECEGEEIFNEESEVIHKEVGSGDVGISEPLSNVEKDETETEKVEIRERFELSEKMLSACNVLKEAVDDPRALANKDVRLCLNTIQNEWFRVSSQKSAIPAMVEDYIAAFTKLSSSALRYIINMADGNGNTALHYSVSHSNFEIVKLLLDADVCNVDHQNKAGYTPIMLAALAAVEAAKDMRVVEELFSCGDVNAKASQAGQTALMLAVSHGRIDMVKALLVCGADVNIQDDEGSTALMCASEHGHVEIVKLLLGQHGCNAALEDNDGSSAMSIALDAGHKDIAVLLYAHVNFSKTPSPGTPRLGKKLPPSPTQRGPFDN